A region from the Hylaeus volcanicus isolate JK05 chromosome 6, UHH_iyHylVolc1.0_haploid, whole genome shotgun sequence genome encodes:
- the LOC128878968 gene encoding eukaryotic translation initiation factor 3 subunit F, whose amino-acid sequence MALNLTVKVHPVVLFQIVDAYERRKAESHRVIGTLLGTVEKGMVEVTNCFCVPHKESESQVEADLTYGIDLYELNHRVNAQENIVGWWATGNEVTTHSSVIHEYYVRECNNPVHLTVDTTLLNTTRMAIKAYVCVSLGVPNGKQGSMFTPVKVQVTSYEPEVVGLQLCSKTQLPAHAQITGVKTGGGIEPMMDLAQIAEASAKLSNMLEQVLAYVDDVLNSKQPPDNQVGRALLDMVHSVPKMSSEQFDEMFNSNVKDLLMVVALSQLIKTQLQLNEKLTLLTTL is encoded by the exons ATGGCGCTTAACCTCACCGTTAAGGTTCATCCTGTTGTTCTTTTCCAAATTGTCGATGCTTACGAACGTCGAAAAGCCGAGTCGCATCGCGTTATCGGCACGCTGttag GTACCGTAGAAAAAGGAATGGTCGAAGTGACAAATTGTTTTTGCGTGCCACATAAGGAGTCTGAAAGTCAAGTGGAAGCCGATTTGACGTACGGAATTGATTTGTACGAGTTAAATCACAGAGTGAACGcgcaagaaaatattgttggaTGGTGGGCAACTGGAAACGAA GTTACCACTCATTCTTCCGTCATTCACGAATATTATGTTCGCGAATGCAATAATCCTGTTCATTTGACCGTCGATACGACTTTACTGAATACTACTAGAATGGCAATTAAAGCTTATGTATGTGTGTCATTGGGAGTTCCTAATGGGAAGCAAGGTTCCATGTTCACCCCGGTCAAAGTACAG GTCACATCTTACGAGCCAGAAGTTGTCGGACTGCAGCTTTGTTCCAAGACTCAGTTACCGGCGCATGCTCAAATAACTGGGGTAAAAACAGGCGGCGGTATAGAACCGATGATGGATCTCGCGCAAATAGCGGAAGCCAGCGCCAAACTTTCTAACATGTTGGAACAAGTGCTCGCATACGTCGACGACGTGTTAAATTCGAAACAACCACCCGACAATCAA GTGGGTCGTGCTCTTTTGGATATGGTACATTCCGTTCCCAAAATGTCGAGCGAACAATTCGACGAAATGTTTAACAGTAACGTGAAAGATTTACTGATGGTCGTCGCGCTTTCGCAGTTGATAAAGACTCAACTTCAGCTCAACGAGAAGCTCACCCTACTGACGACTTTATAA
- the LOC128878967 gene encoding actin-related protein 10: MLRNYEGVRFLPDKQMVIFDIGRAYTKFGYAGETTPRGIIRTEVVCPETKELRKIYDYKDTEDLYQLLVEFLQSLFFRHTLMSPKDARVVVLESPLTPSEFRDTLAKLLFRHFEIRSLMLLSVHLATISTLGTSTALVLDVGYTEATLIPIYEGVPILKAWQALPLGGKIVHEYLMKSLKEVAPNADITEKLAEDIKVRTCFVTTLERSAKLGTANAPAPPPSVVYPGVKNITIPGEIRENAFEALWERDRDNLSIPTMILDAIIKCPIDTRRTLAENIMLIGGTTMTKGFASRLKSELLTLVNSNYYADKLKIKTFKFHTAPSKPNYTAWLGGAIFGTIDLPSRCVTKENYLKSNRVPDWTNLIDNQRDDP, encoded by the exons ATGCTCCGCAATTATGAGGGCGTTAGATTTCTCCCGGATAAACAAATGGTGATTTTTGACATCGGAAGGGCGTATACAAA ATTTGGTTATGCGGGCGAGACTACACCGCGCGGTATTATAAGGACGGAGGTCGTATGTCCAGAGACCAAAGAGCTACGAAAAATCTATGATTACAAAGATACAGAAGATTTGTATCAGTTGCTCGTTGAGTTTcttcaatctttatttttcag acaCACTCTGATGAGTCCAAAGGATGCTAGAGTCGTGGTCTTGGAATCGCCGCTAACTCCGTCAGAATTTAGGGATACGCTAGCCAAATTGTTGTTCCGACATTTTGAAATCAGATCTCTAATGTTATTATCTGTTCATTTAGCGACAATCAGTACATTGGGTACCAGCACTGCTTTAGTTTTAGATGTCGGATATACGGAAGCTACGTTGATTCCAATTTATGAAGGTGTACCAATTTTAAAAGCATGGCAGGCTCTTCCTTTGGGTGGTAAAATTGTGCACGA ATATTTGATGAAGTCTTTAAAAGAAGTTGCTCCTAACGCGGATATAACGGAAAAACTTGCGGAAGATATAAAAGTGAGAACATGTTTTGTCACGACATTGGAAAGATCTGCTAAATTAGGAACGGCGAACGCTCCTGCTCCTCCTCCCTCGGTCGTGTATCCTggagtaaaaaatattactatacCTGGTGAAATTAGAGAAAACGCATTTGAAGCGTTATGGGAAAGAGACAGAGATAATCTTAGTATACCTACGATGATTCTGGATGCTATAATTAAG TGTCCGATAGATACTAGACGTACTTTAGCtgaaaatataatgttaatCGGTGGAACGACAATGACAAAAGGTTTTGCTAGTCGTCTTAAATCCGAACTTTTGACTTTAGTAAACAGTAATTATTATgccgataaattaaaaattaagacGTTCAAGTTTCATACCGCACCCAGTAAGCCAAATTACACGGCCTGGTTAGGAGGTGCTATTTTCGGAACTATAGATTTACCATCGAGATGcgtaacaaaagaaaattatctAAAATCTAACAGAGTCCCCGATTGGACTAATTTAATAGATAACCAGAGAGACGATCCGTAA
- the LOC128878969 gene encoding 26S proteasome non-ATPase regulatory subunit 8, which produces MIMVCIQYPKMATLKDVVSLYKNLKQEWTATPCNLKKCGELLNQLKVGLTHLMFLPTSNSAASQNELLIARDILEIGAQWSIVTEDIPSFERYMAQLKCYYFDYKSGLTESAYKYHLLGLNLLFLLSQNRVAEFHTELELLPSDQIQSNVYIRHPLSLEQYLMEGSYNKIFLASGNIPAASYSFFIDILLNTVRDEIGACMESAYDKISIQDASRMLNLNSEKDMKAFATKKNWTLAKDGYFYFSTTSEKKTEEPIPSSDLATLAIDYARELEMIV; this is translated from the exons ATGATCATGGTTTGTATCCAATATCCAAAAATGGCAACGTTAAAGGATGTTGtttctttgtataaaaatttgaagcaAGAATGGACAGCAACTccatgtaatttaaaaaaatgtggcGAATTGCTTAATCAATTAAAG GTTGGCCTCACACATTTGATGTTTCTTCCAACATCTAACAGCGCTGCCAGTCAAAATGAATTGCTCATAGCTC GTGATATTCTAGAAATTGGTGCACAATGGAGTATAGTAACGGAGGATATACCTTCTTTCGAACGTTACATGGCGCAATTGAAGTGTTACTATTTCGATTATAAATCAGGATTAACGGAGTCCGCGTACAAATATCATCTACTCGGCTTGAATctcttatttttgttatctcaAAATCGCGTCGCCGAATTTCACACGGAGCTAGAACTTCTACCATCCGATCAAATACAGTCAAACGTTTACATCAGGCACCCTCTAAGTTTAGAACAGTATTTAATGGAAGGatcgtataataaaatatttttagcatCGGGTAATATACCAGCGGCGTCGTATAGTTTTTtcatagatattttattaaacactgTTCGCGATGAAATCGGGGCGTGTATGGAAAGCGCATacgataaaatttctattcaggATGCGTCGAGAATGCTTAATCTAAATTCAGAGAAAGATATGAAAGCGTTTGCGACAAAAAAGAACTGGACTTTGGCAAAGGATGGTTACTTTTACTTCAGTACAACGAGCGAAAAGAAAACCGAAGAACCTATACCTAGCTCGGATTTGGCTACGCTAGCGATCGATTATGCGAGAGAACTCGAAATGATCGTTTAA
- the LOC128878966 gene encoding elongation factor 1-gamma codes for MASGTLYTYLENFRAYKVLIAAQYSGAQVKIADDFVFGETNKSETFLKKFPLGKVPAFETCDGKCITESNAIAYYVANDQLRGKTDLERAEIIQWFGFADSEILPASCAWVFPLLGIMPYNKQTVEHAKDDVKKVLTALNSHLLTRTYLVGERLTLADISVAMTLLHLYQYILEPNLRKPYQNVNRWFQTVIYQPESIAVIGAFKLAEKTLKYDPKKFTEAQAKPSKKEKKEKEPKKESKESKESKKEPVEELDPADAALAAEPKSTNPFDTLPKGTFDLDDFKRFYSNEDESKSIPYFWSKFDPEHYSIWLGEYKYNSDLTKVFMSCNLISGMYQRLDKMRKGAFASACLFGTDNDSSISGIWVWRGQELAFTLCPDWQVDYESYSWTKLDPSKKETKQLVQQYFSWTCTDKEGRKFNQGKIFK; via the exons ATGGCGTCCGGA ACTCTGTACACCTACCTGGAAAACTTCAGAGCCTACAAGGTGCTGATCGCGGCTCAATACTCCGGTGCTCAGGTCAAGATCGCAGATGATTTTGTTTTCGGCGAAACGAATAAATCCGAAACTTTCTTGAAGAAGTTTCCATTGGGAAAG gTCCCAGCATTTGAAACATGCGACGGAAAATGTATCACAGAAAGCAACGCGATTGCATATTACG TGGCTAACGATCAGTTGAGAGGTAAAACTGACCTGGAACGCGCAGAAATCATACAATGGTTCGGATTCGCGGATTCTGAGATTCTTCCAGCTAGCTGTGCATGGGTGTTCCCATTACTGGGTATTATGCCATATAATAAGCAG aCCGTGGAACACGCTAAGGATGACGTAAAGAAAGTATTGACCGCTCTTAATTCTCACTTGCTTACGCGTACTTACTTGGTCGGAGAACGACTGACTTTAGCCGATATTAGCGTCGCCATGACATTACTCCATTTGTACCAGTACATACTTGAACCGAATCTACGTAAACCGTACCAGAACGTAAATCGATGGTTCCAAACTGTTATTTACCAACCCGAGTCAATAGCTGTAATCGGTGCCTTCAAATTGGCTGAAAAAACTCTCAAGTATGATCCAAAGAAGTTCACGGAAGCTCAAGCAAAA ccttcaaagaaagaaaaaaaagaaaaggaacccAAGAAGGAATCTAAGGAATCAAAAGAATCAAAGAAAGAGCCAGTGGAAGAACTAGATCCAGCAGATGCTGCTCTAGCTGCGGAACCTAAATCTACAAATCCTTTTGATACCTTACCAAAGGGTACCTTCGATCTCGATGATTTTAAGAGATTTTATTCTAACGAAGATGAGTCGAAGTCTATACCTTATTTCTGGTCAAAGTTTGATCCAGAACATTACAGTATTTGGCTTGGTGAATACAAGTACAACAGCGATTTAACGAAG gtCTTTATGTCTTGCAATCTAATAAGTGGTATGTATCAACGACTAGACAAAATGCGGAAGGGTGCATTTGCCAGCGCTTGTCTATTTGGTACAGACAACGATAGCAGTATCAGTGGTATTTGGGTTTGGCGTGGACAAGAACTTGCTTTTACG CTGTGTCCGGATTGGCAAGTAGATTACGAATCGTATAGTTGGACCAAGTTAGACCCctctaaaaaagaaacaaaacagtTGGTTCAACAGTATTTCAGCTGGACTTGTACCGATAAAGAGGGACGAAAATTTAATCAgggaaaaattttcaagtaa
- the LOC128878971 gene encoding probable 39S ribosomal protein L49, mitochondrial produces MAALRLFTRSKLSAIILRSTAQFQLNNVSPIVCQIDKRWGSYKSSPVYNETEQYPDYEISNDPREWEYVTRLLPPTVVPLPPLEEKVLPSGWKPPTVKPGTYPYHIQRSKNYMQSVYLAITFRGMRRQTIIRRIEGDIWQLESELRDYLTKETGRMLGVRVNELVGEIRFRGDFVSLVKRWMDSKGF; encoded by the exons ATGGCCGCCCTTCGACTCTTCACGCGCTCGAAACTTTCGGCGATTATTCTTCGTTCCACTGCTCAATTTCAACTAAACAACGTCTCGCCGATCGTCTGTCAG aTCGACAAAAGATGGGGAAGTTACAAATCTTCCCCTGTGTACAATGAAACTGAACAATATCCAGATTATGAGATATCGAATGATCCTCGAGAATGGGAATACGTGACACGATTACTTCCACCTACGGTTGTGCCTCTGCCTCCTCTCGAGGAGAAAGTATTACCCTCCGGATGGAAGCCACCTACTG TAAAACCAGGGACTTACCCATACCACATACAGCGTTCAAAAAATTACATGCAATCTGTCTATCTTGCCATTACATTTAGAGGAATGCGAAGACAAACCATTATTCGTAGGATTGAAGGAGATATTTGGCAGTTAGAATCCGAATTAAGAGATTATTTGACCAAAGAAACAGGCAGAATGTTGGGTGTCCGTGTAAACGAACTCGTAGGCGAGATTCGATTTAGGGGAGATTTTGTGTCCCTTGTCAAAAGATGGATGGACTCCAAGGGATTTTAA